The proteins below come from a single Bactrocera dorsalis isolate Fly_Bdor chromosome 5, ASM2337382v1, whole genome shotgun sequence genomic window:
- the LOC105230056 gene encoding laminin subunit gamma-1: protein MRLNKWSFFALRRQLLCGTLLLCLFMQHAPTTTAVGHGNTFMPALECYDQYGRPQRCMPEFINAAYQLQIEATNTCGENGDNHFCIQTMNPYHKNCEICRYEDHHPAFLTDLHDPQNPTWWQSETMYEGIQHPNHVNLTLHLGKSYDITYVRILFRSPRPESFTIYKRTSESSEWIPYQYYSADCREQYSMTDSRAILKGEVEAHALCTSEYSDISPLRDGEIAFSTLEGRPSGIIFERSSELQEWVTATDIRITLDRLNTFGDELFYDPQVLKSYFYAISDIAVGARCKCNGHASKCVTSTGMHGERTLVCECRHNTDGPDCEKCLPLYNDVKWKRATSTEVNECKACNCNGFADKCFFDAHLFNLTGHGGHCLDCRENRDGPNCERCKENFYMREDGYCINCNCDPVGSRSLQCNSHGKCQCKPGVTGEKCDRCDNNYYQFGQHGCQHCGCDPRGSADNVPSCNPNSGICHCKENVEGKRCNECKPGFFNLDQTNRFGCTPCFCYGHTSECQTAPGYSVVSVTSNFNKHKERWTAIDLYNRDVDIKYNQYSRSIGTTAQGNEYIYFLAPERFLGDQRASYNRDLKFKLQLVGQVAPSTSASDIILEGAGTKISLPIFGQGNGMPDQSVKEYSFRLHEHRDYQWQPSQSSRGFLSILSNLTAIKIRATYSVQGEAILDDVELQTAHRGAAGQPATWIEQCTCPEGYLGQFCESCAPGYRHSPARGGPFMPCIPCDCNGHAEICDSETGRCICQHNTAGDNCDQCARGYYGNALGGTPYDCKRCPCPNDGACMQINGDTVICTECPIGYYGARCEMCSDGFFGDPTGLYGAVQTCKACDCNGNVDPNAVGNCNRTTGECLKCIHNTAGQHCDECLPGHFGDPLALPHGQCDRCTCYPPGTEQNQDGITQCDQVTGQCHCKPNIIGRDCSECQPGYFNIMSGNGCENCMCDPIGSYNSTCDKFTGQCFCKPGVVGQHCDQCEVYHYGFSQEGCKACECDESGSKGFQCDQYGQCPCNDNVEGRRCDRCKENKYDRHLGCIDCPDCYNLVQDAANDHRAKLRNLSATLDEIARTPVTNDDEFEAKLKTVQEKVDILLTDAKYGAGESGQTYAEVLDDLHKRLNNIRTHLVSGDELQDKANDEIEKARQNYTNAHDIIEAAKSELQTALNLLNDDGAQALAKAKNKSVEFGVQSDQISEISREARALADRLEAEAQVDLKNAKDANEAVEKAYELAKSAINLQQKVSDELRSEVRLELNTVKQSLNNVAQTTKEALRKANEVYDAALTLLTDVNGLTAPEIDIKKLKKEALEANEEADRLLERVNDISNSNGKIFADFDDEYQLADVLILRANEQKEDDIRLLKTAQDAFDKATKAVEQGDNTLKEANNTYHTLAGFQADVQKSSEKAELALKTVPSIEQEIENAEQLIRQAGEALMGANKNALEAKTNAQNAQEKYAEQASKDAEIIRKKANDTKVNARKLRDEADQLNHRVQITESSIVKLDKAANKDDNLVDDAKRNVGQAKAGAQEAQTQIDKSIQELDDIKEELENLKDINVDDLDKLENRLDSVELELNRVNLTGRIEKFRDLRNAQKKWIDKYEKDLYDLEEQVANIRAIAQALPNDCYSRSRLEP from the exons ATGAGACTAAATAAATGGAGTTTCTTCGCACTGCGAAGACAACTGCTATGTGGCACTTTGCTGCTGTGTCTATTCATGCAACATgcgccaacaacaactgctGTGGGGCATGGCAATACCTTTATGCCTGCCTTGGAATGCTATGATCAATACGGACGACCGCAG AGATGTATGCCGGAATTTATAAACGCCGCCTACCAGCTACAAATCGAGGCCACAAACACTTGCGGAGAGAACGGCGACAATCACTTTTGTATACAAACTATGAATCCTTACCATAAAAACTGCGAAATCTGTAG ataTGAAGATCACCACCCAGCGTTTCTTACTGATCTGCACGATCCACAAAATCCCACATGGTGGCAGTCCGAAACTATGTATGAGGGCATACAACATCCGAACCATGTCAACTTAACGCTACATTTGG GCAAATCATACGATATAACTTACGTGCGCATACTCTTCCGCTCGCCGCGACCCGAATCGTTCACTATTTATAAGCGCACCTCGGAGAGCAGTGAATGGATACCCTATCAATATTATTCGGCTGATTGTCGCGAGCAATATTCGATGACCGACTCGCGTGCCATTCTGAAGGGTGAAGTCGAAGCGCATGCGCTCTGCACCAGCGAATACAGTGACATTTCGCCGTTGCGTGACGGTGAAATCGCTTTCTCCACACTGGAAGGCCGTCCGAGTGGTATCATTTTCGAGCGCAGCAGCGAATTGCAG GAATGGGTTACTGCCACTGACATACGCATCACCTTGGATCGTCTCAATACCTTCGGTGATGAGCTCTTCTACGATCCACAAGTACTCAAGTCATATTTCTATGCCATCTCCGATATTGCGGTAGGCGCACGTTGCAAGTGTAACGGTCATGCGAGCAAATGCGTGACCAGCACCGGCATGCATGGCGAACGCACTTTAGTCTGCGAATGTCGTCACAATACCGACGGACCGGATTGTGAGAAATGTCTGCCACTGTACAATGACGTCAAATGGAAAAGGGCAACATCCACGGAAGTCAACGAATGTAAAG CTTGCAATTGCAACGGTTTCGCGGACAAATGCTTCTTCGATGCACATCTCTTCAATTTAACCGGACACGGTGGTCACTGTTTGGACTGTCGTGAGAACCGCGATGGCCCCAACTGCGAGCGTTGCAAGGAGAACTTTTACATGCGTGAAGATGGCTACTGCATCAACTGTAACTGCGATCCGGTGGGTTCGCGCTCGCTACAGTGCAACAGTCACGGCAAGTGTCAGTGCAAGCCCGGTGTGACCGGCGAGAAATGCGATCGTTGCGACAACAACTACTATCAGTTTGGACAACATGGCTGCCAGCATTGTGGCTGTGATCCACGCGGTTCGGCGGACAATGTGCCGTCTTGTAATCCGAACTCTGGTATATGTCACTGCAAGGAGAATGTGGAGGGAAAGCGTTGTAATGA ATGCAAACCGGGCTTCTTCAACTTGGATCAGACCAATCGTTTCGGTTGCACACCTTGCTTCTGTTACGGCCACACCTCTGAATGTCAAACAGCGCCGGGCTACTCCGTTGTATCGGTGACATCGAACTTCAACAAGCACAAGGAACGTTGGACCGCCATTGATCTCTACAATCGTGATGTGGACATCAAGTACAATCAGTATAGTCGCAGTATCGGCACGACCGCACAGGGCAATGAATATATCTACTTCCTCGCACCAGAGCGTTTCCTTGGCGATCAACGCGCCTCTTACAATCGTGACTTGAAATTCAAATTGCAGTTAGTGGGTCAAGTTGCGCCCAGCACCAGCGCCAGCGATATCATACTGGAAGGTGCAGGCACCAAGATTTCGCTGCCGATATTCGGTCAAGGCAACGGCATGCCTGATCAAAGCGTGAAGGAGTACTCGTTCCGTCTACACGAGCATCGCGACTATCAGTGGCAACCCAGCCAGTCATCGCGTGGCTTCCTCTCAATACTCTCAAATCTGACAGCGATTAAGATACGTGCTACGTACTCCGTGCAAGGTGAAGCTATTTTGGATGATGTGGAATTGCAGACGGCGCATCGTGGCGCTGCTGGACAGCCTGCCACTTGGATTGAACAATGTACTTGCCCCGAGGGCTATTTGGGACAGTTTTGCGAGTCCTGCGCTCCCGGCTATCGTCATAGCCCAGCACGTGGTGGTCCGTTTATGCCTTGTATACCATGTGACTGTAATGGTCATGCCGAGATTTGCGATTCGGAGACCGGTCGTTGCATTTGTCAGCATAATACAGCTGGTGATAACTGTGATCAGTGCGCAAGGGGTTATTATGGTAATGCTCTGGGCGGTACACCATATGATTGCAAACGTTGTCCCTGTCCCAATGACGGCGCCTGCATGCAAATCAATGGTGATACCGTTATCTGTACCGAGTGTCCAATTGGTTATTATGGCGCGCGTTGTGAAATGTGCTCGGATGGTTTCTTCGGCGATCCAACTGGTCTCTATGGCGCTGTACAAACATGCAAAGCCTGCGATTGCAACGGCAATGTGGATCCCAATGCCGTCGGCAATTGCAACCGCACCACTGGCGAATGTCTTAAGTGTATACACAATACTGCCGGCCAGCACTGTGATGAATGTCTGCCGGGACATTTCGGTGATCCGTTGGCCTTGCCGCACGGTCAGTGCGACCGTTGCACTTGCTACCCGCCAGGCACAGAGCAAAATCAAGACGGCATAACACAGTGTGATCAAGTGACGGGTCAATGCCATTGTAAACCCAATATTATTGGACGCGATTGCAGCGAATGTCAACCGGGTTACTTCAATATTATGTCTGGCAATGGCTGTGAGAATTGTATGTGCGACCCCATTGGTAGTTACAATTCCACTTGCGATAAATTCACTGGTCAATGCTTCTGCAAGCCCGGTGTTGTGGGTCAGCATTGCGATCAGTGTGAAGTCTATCATTATGGTTTCTCACAAGAGGGCTGCAAAGCGTGTGAGTGTGATGAAAGCGGTTCCAAGGGTTTCCAATGTGATCAATACGGTCAATGCCCATGTAATGACAACGTTGAAGGACGTCGCTGTGACCGTTGTAAGGAGAACAAATACGATCGTCATTTGGGTTGTATCGATTGTCCGGACTGCTATAATCTCGTGCAAGATGCAGCCAATGATCACCGCGCTAAATTGCGTAACCTCAGTGCGACGCTGGATGAGATTGCGCGCACTCCTGTCACCAACGATGACGAATTCGAAGCCAAATTGAAGACTGTGCAAGAAAAAGTGGATATTCTCTTGACGGATGCCAAGTACGGTGCCGGTGAAAGTGGTCAAACCTACGCCGAAGTATTAGATGATCTGCACAAACGTCTCAATAATATACGTACACATCTGGTGTCTGGCGATGAGCTGCAAGACAAGGCGAATGATGAAATCGAAAAGGCCAGACAAAACTACACGAATGCACATGATATCATCGAGGCGGCAAAGAGCGAACTACAAACAGCTTTGAATCTGCTAAACGACGATGGCGCACAAGCGCTGGCTAAAGCCAAGAACAAGTCGGTAGAATTCGGCGTGCAATCAGACCAAATCTCAGAGATATCGCGTGAGGCTCGTGCTTTAGCTGATCGCTTGGAGGCAGAAGCTCAGGTCGACTTGAAAAATGCCAAGGATGCCAATGAAGCGGTGGAGAAGGCCTATGAGTTGGCTAAGAGCGCCATCAACTTGCAACAGAAAGTTAG CGATGAACTACGTTCGGAGGTGCGTTTGGAGTTGAACACCGTAAAACAATCGCTCAACAATGTGGCGCAGACAACCAAGGAAGCGCTTCGTAAGGCAAACGAAGTCTACGATGCCGCTTTGACTTTGCTAACAGATGTCAATGGTCTAACGGCACCCGAAATCGACATCAAGAAGTTAAAGAAAGAAGCGTTGGAGGCCAATGAAGAG GCCGATCGCCTACTGGAGCGAGTTAATGACATTTCCAATAGCAACGGTAAAATATTTGCCGATTTCGACGACGAATATCAACTCGCCGACGTATTAATACTCAG AGCGAACGAACAGAAAGAAGACGATATAAGATTGTTGAAGACCGCTCAGGACGCCTTCGACAAGGCCACAAAAGCTGTGGAACAAGGCGACAACACACTAAAGGAGGCCAATAACACATATCATACACTAGCAG GTTTCCAAGCTGATGTGCAGAAATCTTCCGAAAAAGCCGAACTAGCGCTGAAGACAGTGCCAAGCATCGAACAGGAAATCGAAAATGCCGAACAGTTAATACGACAAGCGGGCGAG GCTCTCATGGGTGCCAATAAAAATGCGCTGGAGGCCAAGACCAATGCACAAAATGCCCAAGAGAAATATGCTGAACAAGCATCGAAG GACGCCGAAATAATCCGTAAGAAAGCTAACGATACCAAAGTAAACGCACGCAAACTGCGCGACGAAGCCGATCAACTCAATCACCGCGTACAGATCACCGAGAGCAGCATAGTCAAGTTGGATAAAGCGGCCAACAAAGACGACAATCTAGTGGATGATGCCAAGCGTAAT GTTGGTCAAGCCAAGGCCGGCGCACAAGAGGCGCAAACCCAAATTGACaagtccatacaagaactggatGACATTAAAGAGGAATTGGAGAATCTCAAGGACATTAATGTCGATGATTTGGACAAACTCG AAAATCGCCTAGACTCGGTGGAATTGGAGTTGAACCGCGTCAACTTAACCGGCCGCATTGAGAAGTTCCGCGATCTGCGCAATGCACAGAAGAAATGGATCGACAAATACGAAAAAGATTTGTACGATTTGGAGGAGCAAGTAGCGAATATACGTGCAATAGCTCAAGCCCTGCCCAACGATTGCTATTCACGTAGTCGCCTCGAGCCATAA
- the LOC105230057 gene encoding peptidyl-prolyl cis-trans isomerase D produces MSFSDSDDSDSNTTKLTQEEIDANRKLVDPNIDVDFQRDIIGRHQYDRHRRSISRFPDMTELPEPHLATNPIVYFDISVGEEYAGRMIFELRKDIVPMAAENFRALCTGEKGVGKLGKPLHYKGTLMHKIIRTFGCQGGDVVRNNGTCGESIYGPIFETENFTLKHEEGTLSLTNYGKRDTNNSQFVITSNPCYNLDGLNVAFGHVLRGLGVVYNDMERVADIDDTPKEQICILDSGQLMPGEDWGIEDNDETEDFLPQHPRDWDKKYIIYSVDEMVKLLTGIRLAGNYFFKQEKLYDARRKYRKAHRYCNFLRSRGEWEEYPQLKLQEEDFKHLDEFMVLNYINMAAVELKLNNTVFARDACTEAIFLKKDCSKAYYRRAKANCELKDYDGALEDLGMASLLMPANKRIKNDINRTKRLRRAYNLEEAKKYSKLFKYPSEK; encoded by the exons atgtCGTTCTCAGATTCAGATGATTCCGATTCAAATACAACGAAACTGACACAAGAGGAAATCGATGCAAAT CGGAAACTGGTTGATCCCAACATCGATGTTGATTTTCAAAGAGATATTATCGGCCGGCACCAATATGATCGTCATCGTCGCAGTATTTCCCGCTTTCCGGATATGACTGAATTGCCGGAGCCGCATCTCGCAACCAATCCCATTGTGTACTTCGATATCTCGGTCGGTGAAGAATATG CTGGCCGCATGATTTTCGAGTTGCGCAAAGATATCGTACCCATGGCGGCGGAAAATTTTCGTGCTCTCTGCACTGGTGAAAAGGGTGTCGGTAAACTTGGCAAGCCGCTGCATTATAAAGGCACATTAATGCATAAAATAATCCGCACTTTCGGTTGTCAAGGTGGCGATGTGGTCCGTAATAATGGCACTTGTGGCGAAAGTATCTATGGCCCCATTTTTGAGACTGAAAATTTTACACTCAAG CACGAGGAAGGCACGCTTAGTCTGACAAATTATGGTAAACGCGACACAAATAATTCGCAATTCGTGATTACCTCTAATCCGTGTTATAATCTCGACGGCTTAAATGTGGCCTTCGGCCATGTTTTGCGTGGCTTAGGCGTCGTCTATAATGATATGGAGCGTGTAGCCGATATAGATGATACGCCGAAAGAg CAAATATGTATTCTGGATTCCGGTCAATTAATGCCCGGTGAGGATTGGGGCATTGAGGATAATGACGAAACTGAGGATTTCTTGCCGCAACATCCAAGAGATTgggacaaaaaatatataatttatagc GTCGACGAAATGGTTAAGTTACTAACTGGCATACGCTTAGCTggtaattactttttcaaacaaGAAAAGTTATACGATGCCCGTCGGAAGTATCGAAAGGCGCATCGTTATTGCAATTTTCTACGTTCACGTGGCGAATGGGAGGAATATCCACAACTGAAATTACAAGAGGAGGATTTCAAGCACCTGGATGAGTTTATGGTActcaattatataaatatggcAGCTGTTGAACTAAAACTGAATAATACCGTCTTCGCTCGGGATGCATGCACAGAG GCGATATTTCTAAAGAAGGACTGTAGTAAAGCGTACTATCGCCGGGCGAAGGCGAATTGTGAATTAAAGGATTACGATGGCGCGTTGGAGGACCTTGGTATGGCCAGTCTTCTGATGCCCGCGAATAAACGCATTAAAAACGACATAAATCGGACGAAAAGATTACGAAGAGCATACAATCTTGAAGAAGCGAAGAAATATAGCAAGTTATTTAAATATCCATCCGAAAAGTAA
- the LOC105230058 gene encoding peptidyl-prolyl cis-trans isomerase D, whose protein sequence is MDKLLDPVCDTNPLVYLDITIGNEFAGRMVIELRKDVVPKSAENFRALCTGEMGNGRMGKQLHYKGVRFHKVTRLYVAQSGDVVNNDGTGGESIYGPIFEDENFTLNHDEGAISMANYGEPNSNNSQFFVVSVSSNNLDGTNVVVGKVLRGLSIVSDMELVTSDDGKPQEDIVITDCGEIHPGEDWGFRDNDETEDKLPPYPRDWDKKFESYTIEDMVKLLTSIRTAGNHFFTQQKFPEARRKYRKGNRYYNLLRLRFEKKEHKPTPRVEEDIKKLDAFSVLNNTNLAAVELKLEKYFEARHSSSEAILLNEDHAKAYYRRGQANIGLKEYECAIADLNHANEITPGDKCILSELARAKRLLSNYNQSQKKAMKNLFK, encoded by the exons atggataaattgtTGGACCCGGTTTGTGATACCAATCCTTTGGTCTACTTGGATATCACTATTGGAAATGAATTTg CTGGACGAATGGTAATAGAGCTGCGCAAAGATGTGGTGCCCAAGTCAGCGGAGAACTTTCGTGCGCTCTGCACCGGTGAAATGGGCAATGGAAGAATGGGCAAACAATTGCATTACAAGGGCGTGCGTTTTCATAAGGTAACGCGTTTGTATGTCGCACAGAGTGGCGATGTAGTGAATAATGATGGCACGGGCGGCGAGAGCATTTATGGACCAATTTTCGAGGatgaaaatttcacattaaAT CACGATGAAGGCGCTATTAGCATGGCTAACTATGGTGAGCCAAACTCTAACAACTCCCAATTCTTTGTTGTCTCTGTGTCGAGTAATAACCTTGACGGCACCAATGTGGTTGTCGGCAAAGTTTTACGTGGTCTATCCATTGTGTCCGATATGGAGCTCGTTACGTCGGATGATGGTAAACCGCAGGAG GATATAGTAATAACGGATTGTGGCGAAATACATCCAGGAGAAGATTGGGGTTTTCGGGACAACGACGAGACTGAAGATAAATTGCCGCCTTACCCACGTGATTGGGATAAAAAGTTTGAATCATACACT ATTGAAGATATGGTAAAATTGCTAACGAGCATACGCACTGCAGGCAATCACTTTTTCACACAACAAAAATTCCCCGAGGCGCGTCGTAAGTATCGCAAGGGGAATCGTTACTACAATCTCTTACGTTTACGCTTCGAGAAAAAGGAGCACAAACCTACGCCACGTGTTGAGgaagatataaaaaagttaGACGCATTCTCGGTACTTAATAACACCAATTTGGCGGCGGTGGAGTTgaagttggaaaaatatttcgaagccAGGCATTCCAGCTCAGAG GCGATTCTTCTAAATGAGGATCATGCCAAAGCCTACTATCGCCGTGGTCAGGCCAATATCGGTTTGAAAGAGTACGAATGTGCGATTGCCGATTTAAATCATGCCAATGAAATAACGCCCGGTGATAAGTGCATATTAAGTGAATTAGCACGCGCCAAGCGTTTACTCTCCAACTACAATCAATCACAAAAGAAGGCGATGAAAAATCTCTTCAAATAA